AGGGGTAAACCCGATCGCATTGCTCGTGAGCATCGCCTCGACGGCCGCGTTCACGCTCTACCTCTGGAAACCTCTCATCGCGACATGCGCCCTCGGTGCCGTGTTCGCGTTGTCCTTCATCCCCGGGTCTGAACTCCAGGTTCTGACCGCCGCCGCTGTCGCCGCTGGGCTGGTCATGCGGTTGGGGTGGACTTCCCTGATCCTCTCCTACACCGGCGCGTTCCTCGTGGCGGCGGCGCTCGTCGCGAACGGCGACGCCGAAGCGAACGTGAACGTCGGGCTGTACCTCGTCTTCGCCACCGTGGCAGGCGCCGTGGGCTTCGCCCTGCGGCTGGCCTTCGCACGAGGTCGCCGACTGGAACTGCAGCTGATCGAACAGGCAGAGCAGGAGAAAGAAGCAGTGCTCGCCGAGCGACGGTGGATCGCCGGCGAGCTGCACGACAGCATCGCCCATCACCTCACGGTGGTGGCGCTGCATGTGCAGATGCTCGAGGACCCCTCCACCAGCAACGACTCACGAGAGGCGATCCGCGTCGCCGCGAGAAAGGCGATGGCGGATCTCCGATTCGTGATCGAGCTCGCGGACGACGGACCGCGGTCCGCCGAGATGCAGACGGGTGACCTCGCCGACGCGATCGACGAGGCGCGGCAGGAGTTCGAATCCGCCGGCCACCCGGTGCGTCTCGAAGGCGACCTCCGGGATGAGCGCATCCCGCGTGCTGCGGAGATCGTGCTCGCGAGGATCGTGCGCGAGTCCGCCACCAACATCCTGAAGTACGCCGGCCCCGGAGAGGTGCTGGTCCGTCTCGAACTCGATGATGACGCGGCCGCGCTCACGTTGCGCAGCCCGCTCCCGACGA
This genomic interval from Microbacterium sp. LWH11-1.2 contains the following:
- a CDS encoding histidine kinase, whose protein sequence is MAFDHSDRASADTFRLARGEKLSTIERIVVLVIVSITVATDLIGFFTTPGVNPIALLVSIASTAAFTLYLWKPLIATCALGAVFALSFIPGSELQVLTAAAVAAGLVMRLGWTSLILSYTGAFLVAAALVANGDAEANVNVGLYLVFATVAGAVGFALRLAFARGRRLELQLIEQAEQEKEAVLAERRWIAGELHDSIAHHLTVVALHVQMLEDPSTSNDSREAIRVAARKAMADLRFVIELADDGPRSAEMQTGDLADAIDEARQEFESAGHPVRLEGDLRDERIPRAAEIVLARIVRESATNILKYAGPGEVLVRLELDDDAAALTLRSPLPTTPRRELSSSRTGLGRMAERVIGASGEFSAGEVDGHWLVSARLPIA